The nucleotide sequence TTTTTATCATCAGAAATTTATTGTGAATAAAAATGTGATATAAGGATATAAATCCACTTGTAATAAATTGTCTGAATCAATATGTTTTCAGTTCATGAGTTACCTACATGATTAAGTTATTAGTAAGAGATCCACTGAAAATCAACATCTTCAAAATAGCTCTTCGTTTTTTATGGGTTAAAAACACAAATATTGATGTCAATTTCTTGTACAGGGTAGATgtatgaaatgaaatgagtCATTTCAGTGAACCAATGAAATCAAAACTTGTACTGTTCAATCGTTTCGATTTCGATCACTGGGTATAcaataacaataacaacaacgATCCATATATTAAATTAGACagacaaacaaataaaaaaataaataaggtacatgaataaataaataaacagttgaatgaattaataaattaatttaaggAAATCAAACTCCCATCATAATTTCAGGAAGAAGTTGTAAACGAATCTGCAGATGAAGGAGAAGATTCATCTCCTCGTTGCGGTTCTTGTACCGATGATGACGGATATGGTGGCAGATAAGTTTGAGAAAGAGTTCCAGCATCGATATTAGTCTTCTGCAAGTAATacgttggtttttctttttcatccgTTTTAATCTTATTACCATTATCTGGCTTTAGTACATAATACTGAAGCTgaggatttttgattttgttcttgTTCGCGCAAGATTTGTTCTTAGACTTTTGTTGATCATTGGGTGGTACCAGCATCAAGTTGATATTCGGTACTTTATTGGAATTATTTTCGTTACTTTTCACCTCCGCTATTCTCACCGAGCTGGCATCCTCCTCACCATCCGCATTGCTGATCAATTCGCCAATCGTACTGGCAGATCTACTCGTCAATGATTGGTCGGATGCGTTTGCATTTTGTTCGCAATCTGCACTGTCCTGTTCAGTTGGCTGGGAcggtaatttacattttttcaacttattcttAGTCGAGTTCGAGTTACGAATGTAGATGGCGATTTCAGGATCTAAAGAAGCACTGCTGGCATTTTGCAGATTCGTATTGTATTCTTGTAATTGATCGCCTCGAATAATAACCGTGTAAGTCGTGTTGGCATAAGGttggaaattttccactttATCAGCATCTTCTGCGCTTTCGGTGGCTGTTTTCAACTTCTGAGCCTGATTTTTAGTCGGATTTACATAAacatagaacttttttttatccGGATTGTCCAGAGGTGGTGGCGAATATTGGCCCGCAGCTGGTTCTAAAATTACTACCACGTTGCTGATCATTTGCGTGGCATCTGCTGCGATGGGCACCGGAGCCGGTGGCGGAATTGGCGAATACACGTTTAATGAGCTGTCTTGCACAATGGTATGGGTTACAACCACGTTATACTCTTCTTGTTGGGAAGCTGCCTCGTCTCCACCACTGCCAATGCCGATGGTGTTTTCTTCTTCGGCTGAATTCAAAGATGCTGCCCCATCGCATACTTCTAATGTCTCGCCTTGCTCGGAATCTTCTTCTTGTTCTTCAGAACCGCCCATCTCATTGCACGAAACCGATCCGGTGCTGGAATTTGAGCAGATCAAGGTGATCGCCGAGTGTTGTCCATCTGCCACAGTCGTTGCTGGGGGTCGATTGCTGTCGAAGTATTCGGGTGGATTGTACACCGAGAAGTAGTTTTGTATTCTTTGGATTATTCGTTCGATAAATGGAGGTAGTTTGCCGCCGAATAATTGTTTGTTGGCGTCGTTAGATGCTGATAAGCTGGGAGTACCAGTTGGAGTTGCTGAACCTGATTGAGATGTTCTTCTGCCCAGGATTGAGACGATTTTGCGAATCAGGCTGCTTGGTAAGACGTTGTCGGAGGAGACGTTTTTGAATTGTACTTCGTAGTCGTCTGTGACGATTTTCATAGGAGAGTCGAATGTGGTTGGAGATGCGCGAGTGATTCGCGTTCGCCTGTTGGAGTGGAATTGAAAAGAATTAATAGGTAACTGTAGATGATATTGTGCAGATATTTATGTGGAACGATGGGGAAGTACCCatcgaaatatgtacctaatctGGGATTTCATCGAGGGAAACAGAATTGATAAGAATGAAGGCTAGATATAGTGCTGTAGGCTGCATCGCCGAAAAAAAGTcgacggattttgaccaaatccTAAAGAGGTtctgattttgagttgaaaattactcagaaaaaatttcaacttcagtGGTACCCATGGGTGGGAAAAATGGACCCTCAAAGAGAGagcattgttgaaaaaatgcgaaaatttttttcaattttttgaaaattgtgaaaaatgaccaaaaaaattggcactactgcgttccaaaatatttcccctgtTTCATAAATgacatctttcaatattttggcataattaatgagaaacatttgccaagaaaaaatttttcaaaacacgaacttgttcaaaaaattaagaagttcctgaatgaaaatatttaagaTTCTGATTCGATCTAGGCCACAACCTCCAAAATCCGAGATGACTTTTAGGGTTCTAATGAGCGAATAAAAGTTTGTAAACCTcttaattttttggacaaattgtgttttgaaaattttttcttggcaaatgTTTCTcattaattatgtcaaaatatttAAAGATGTCATTTATGAAACAGGGGAAATACTTTGGAacgcagtagtgccaattttttggtcatttttcacaatttccaaaaaatcggaaaaaattttctagtttttggctccctatttttttttttttagattatattttccatgtttttgagttcatttttagaatttttgtttatttcgtaatttccgtcgttttgatgtttttagttttcgatttttcttcaaaatgaaggatttaattttttgattttagaatctatatttttggatttttttgtagttttttattttttttattttcatttttcgacttcgttttcttatgattgatttagtttttagaattttttgttttcatttcgaggCTGTTTCACTTTTGTAGCCATAAGTTTTCGTTGTTGTTGGGTTTTTATATTTGGAGGTtgtgatggtaatttttttttgtttatcgtttgaagatattttgatcttcagtttttgatttttttaaaaatcgttttttagtGTCCGTTTCTGTTTGCAAGGATATTTGTTTTCGGTTTTCGACTCTGTTTcaagagattttttttagaagttttttggTTTGGGTTTAAGGCTTTGCatattcaatttcattcattttggaTCTGAGGGCTTTTGACTTTTGAATGTTTCTATTTAGGTTCTTTGGTTTTTAGTTTTCGCTTTTGTTTTTGAAGCTGCGCTTTatgcttttgtttttcaatttttttggtttttgatctgaagggttttaattttcaaatttgtgtttttatttgattttttgtttttaggttCTTTGGATTTCAATTCTTTGACTTGGAATTATtactgaattatttttaaatttttgttttgtttttgaagctttgctttatgtttttatttttcaattttttacttgaatttctTTGGTTTTGGATGTAAAgggttttaattttcaaatgtgtgttttttttttggttttttggttttaggttctttggattttaattttttggtttggaataaaattaatttttaaacttttttcgtttttgattggttttcattttttttaaatttcattttttcattttattgttaggattttttattttcatttgtggGGCTGTGAAAATGGAACGTATCCCTATTGATGGTCtgagctttttgaaattgatgatttttttatgggaaCGTTTTCGAAAGAAACGTTTTTGAATTAGTGCAAAGTTCTTTTCTAATTTatccttgaaattgaaaattctgaaaaaaaattgttattcgtGCTAATTAGTTAACGATTTGAGCAGTCGTTCGATTGCAGCTTGTAGTTCCTAAAAAGTTTTTGCTCTTATTTTGACTCTTGAGTGTGAATTTGTAAgcaattggattttttaaacGACTTGAGATGTCACAAAATGACAGCAAAATTGCTTTTCAAAACGTTTTATGGCCATAGAGCAGCGAATACCGCTTGAAaaatacagtgaaaaatttaaaaactatttttttgcccttttttcagattttggacTCTTCCCcatattgattttgaaattttcaaaatggatttttagGCTGTTGtcgaggtcaaaaaaatttgaaaaaattctgagtgaTTACTGATCACCCTCAAGTATTTCCACTTTCACACCAAGTTTCAAATTGCATATTGGTTCAAAACAGCAGTTGTCAGTGTGAAACCCTTAATAGTAGGGAAGGTACTagtacttttgtttttttggaggaaggGAGGAGAGGGGAAGAAACGGCCCTTACGTTAGggtataaaaatgagaaaacaaaattttttacccattttttatatttttcggcAGCTCTGACTCCTTTTCATTTTGAGCTGGTTGTTGTATGGGAAATTCTGCTGCAATGGATTCGAAATTAGAACCAGAGTCGTCTAGTCTTGAGAAGGTGGCTCTACCATCAACCCAACCGTAAATCAATCCACTCTGTgaatatcaaataaaaatatcgaatttttaaGTTGGTTTACCAACTTGCATTATTATCGGGATAGGCCTGAATTGAAAGCAAATTGAAAAGGGAAACCATCGGAACCTTCTGAACTCTACAcactctctgatttgaacggaaCCAAACCAGAGCAAAAGAGCATATGTCCTAAAATTCCTATACAACCAAAATTCCAGGTGTTGAAGTtcggttttggatttttggcgaaaattcaaaaaaactgtttcagaGAGGATTTTCAAACTCcttcataaaatataaattttttgagaaaattgaaccaatgCGAATAATTCTTTAAATTCAACTCCCGAACATTAACAGCTTCTATAGTTTTGGGCCATTCGGGagtctccagaaatttttcaatgttctccagaaatttcaaatttctctggaaaggccaaaaatgaactttaggacTTACAACTTTTGTTAGTGCTTTATGGGCACCCTGTCAACTGTTTCAAGTAATtacccgggggggggggggaattccaGGAGTGCCAggtcaacaataattttttttatcaaaatttgtaaagggtacccccggataagataggcaaaatgcccttaacctcagatttcgatgaaactcacagggtatgtttagtacccccaaaaaatatttttgggcccataacccgctccccaccccacctccCTCAGGCAGggggggggccaaaaaacgcgtttttcagggggaaaattctgcatcagcgagtaattgagataaatttattctgtaaacgaatatagttagaggatgcatgggggtacctccctgaattttttcagaatttttcatcgcatggggggagaaggagggacaaaagaaaactttaaatcgacattactccggaacgaaaaaacataccaaaacgattttttcgtcaaatatgtatttttaggtctactttttatagaaatcatcacccgcccatttggagtggtgggtcaagctcaaaagttcaaaaaactctcaaaaaaccacgtttttcacgtttttttccaaaaatatggacaaatggccgacatcgaagagaaccaagttgttcagcgtgaaattttacctcagaatgtgtaattgaaaattcatttataccgcgcgatcgtacggtaaaactacacgcgcagaagtacatatttttgcttATAAGTatgtatcaagatagctgaaagggtattcctgagtaaaataggtgaaatccccctgtcctcagatttctgaaactttaatgaaacatcgttgggtacctttaaaaaactGTTGGAGTCCAAAGaaattcccccaccccacctcccttgctcacattagcgaaaaaacgtttttttttgggagagggatcatgcttcaacgagttttgaaaaaaaatctgtattcactcaaaatatgtacttgaagaagatatgattctagcaacgtaaatttttcaaaaattgttggctccCAAGGAggaagatattgacaaaagaaaatttgaaactgccgTATCTTCAAGcctaattcaagcacatgatttttttttcaaaaatatatcagcATGAgtactacctatctacctataattggtattttttttcttcaaattttccctccaagTGGGCCATCTTCATAAACTCAAAatacactcaaaattgtgttttttgggtCACGGCACCACCAGAAAAAAGCGATCTGTAATTTTGCAttctggcctccaaaaacaatagaaaaccaactaacatcttgaaactccaattttggggccatatgcacccctctcacaaattttggggcgaaagtagattgacaatatgggtatcgttatcatatgaatcgaactcgctgaacacgaatatgaagtttgatttgcagttggattCTCATAACGGTCTCATTGTGGAGAGGtatgcttcattatagcgcaaTTAACGCCATGTAACTTCTTAATCAAGATTTTCTTCaattacaagtatttttcaagtacatagtatctaactcaaaactatcagaaaggtttctttttggtttcgaccattaaatttttatgtgggttacctaccaagtacattgaaaacacaaTAAGTATACCTCCCTAGTAGATTTGGTGGATCGCGAAATAATggggaaaaaactgaatttttttcaaattacagcaaaaaccgtagttgtacagaaaaattctagctcTAGACGTGCCCCTAAATGGAAAACATGAGCCCTCAAAGTTgggggtattttcgaaaaaaccgtATTgtgtagcccctgtacccaattgttttgagaaaaatgacgacccagtcccaaatgaaattatttgaaattctgcgtccattctatgctattatttttatgttgttgccaatttcgaaaaattacccacaagttaggaattttttgcaatttttctcgattttttggcgtcactgcgttccaaaatatttcctcagtttcaaaaatatatcctTCAAGCGAAACAAtaacgaagaaaatattttcactactttgcaaatttttaatcgctcagtagaactctaaaagtgcGCTTGGATTTTTacggcaatagcatagatcgacgcagaatcttgaatatgtatgtactttcattatactgtctccttcatatattttgagtgaattcaaaacatttttttttttcaaaactcgttgaagcatgatcccggggaatttttttggctccaacattttttttaaaggtacccaacgatgtttcattaaagtttcagaaatctgaggacagggggatttcacctattttactcaggaataccctttcagctatcttgatacatACTTATaagcaaaaatatgtacttctgcgcgtgtagttttaccgtacgatcgcgcggtataaatgaattttcaattacacattctg is from Planococcus citri chromosome 1, ihPlaCitr1.1, whole genome shotgun sequence and encodes:
- the LOC135832915 gene encoding uncharacterized protein LOC135832915 isoform X1, translated to MRLTIVIAISLSGLIYGWVDGRATFSRLDDSGSNFESIAAEFPIQQPAQNEKESELPKNIKNGRTRITRASPTTFDSPMKIVTDDYEVQFKNVSSDNVLPSSLIRKIVSILGRRTSQSGSATPTGTPSLSASNDANKQLFGGKLPPFIERIIQRIQNYFSVYNPPEYFDSNRPPATTVADGQHSAITLICSNSSTGSVSCNEMGGSEEQEEDSEQGETLEVCDGAASLNSAEEENTIGIGSGGDEAASQQEEYNVVVTHTIVQDSSLNVYSPIPPPAPVPIAADATQMISNVVVILEPAAGQYSPPPLDNPDKKKFYVYVNPTKNQAQKLKTATESAEDADKVENFQPYANTTYTVIIRGDQLQEYNTNLQNASSASLDPEIAIYIRNSNSTKNKLKKCKLPSQPTEQDSADCEQNANASDQSLTSRSASTIGELISNADGEEDASSVRIAEVKSNENNSNKVPNINLMLVPPNDQQKSKNKSCANKNKIKNPQLQYYVLKPDNGNKIKTDEKEKPTYYLQKTNIDAGTLSQTYLPPYPSSSVQEPQRGDESSPSSADSFTTSS
- the LOC135832915 gene encoding uncharacterized protein LOC135832915 isoform X2 encodes the protein MKIVTDDYEVQFKNVSSDNVLPSSLIRKIVSILGRRTSQSGSATPTGTPSLSASNDANKQLFGGKLPPFIERIIQRIQNYFSVYNPPEYFDSNRPPATTVADGQHSAITLICSNSSTGSVSCNEMGGSEEQEEDSEQGETLEVCDGAASLNSAEEENTIGIGSGGDEAASQQEEYNVVVTHTIVQDSSLNVYSPIPPPAPVPIAADATQMISNVVVILEPAAGQYSPPPLDNPDKKKFYVYVNPTKNQAQKLKTATESAEDADKVENFQPYANTTYTVIIRGDQLQEYNTNLQNASSASLDPEIAIYIRNSNSTKNKLKKCKLPSQPTEQDSADCEQNANASDQSLTSRSASTIGELISNADGEEDASSVRIAEVKSNENNSNKVPNINLMLVPPNDQQKSKNKSCANKNKIKNPQLQYYVLKPDNGNKIKTDEKEKPTYYLQKTNIDAGTLSQTYLPPYPSSSVQEPQRGDESSPSSADSFTTSS